From the Candidatus Methanoperedens sp. genome, the window TGAAATAATCCCTGCGGATAATGAGCGATTCAGAAGATCTTTATGCCATGTTTCAGATTTTGGTACCTCAATATCTTCTATCAGCAGAATTTGTTTTAGAATATTTTCAATCCCATTATACATATTGTGGAGAAAAGTCGCCATAGCTGCCAATTCAATAACTGTCTTATCACTTCTTGCCATAGCAGTTTTCAGATTATCCAGAGCTGCCTCAATATTCTCTTTTTCAGCAAGAATCTGTTCAGGCAATTCACCCATAAATTCTTACTCCATTTTCTTCCACAAGTTTAGTGAATAGAGTTTTTCTGGACAGGTCAACAAGATCAACTGGTTTTGATAGATTTTTGAATAACTCTGCATAAAAATCAAAGAATAAGCGCGGTTCAATTCCCTTTACCCCGATATCTATATCATTAAATTCTTTGTCTTTTTTTGTTGAGGAACCAAATAATATTATAGATGTAACTTTATATTTTTTGGCATATTTTATGATTATTTCTTTATCTTTTTCTGAGATCATTCTCTGCCTCTTATTTCGTTTGCCCGGAATCTCACAGAGCGGGATTTATGAGTTCAATCCGCGTTTGATGTTCATCTCTCGGCATGTTTCAAAATCTCTTTTCCACTATTTTTAGAAGACACAATAGTATATAATTCCTTCATTTAGGCAAAACTGAAGATAAGCTTAATGTTTGACAACCATTCGGAGTTTGATACAACAGTATAAAAGGAAGGATCTGCGTTTGGATA encodes:
- a CDS encoding nucleotidyltransferase domain-containing protein — its product is MISEKDKEIIIKYAKKYKVTSIILFGSSTKKDKEFNDIDIGVKGIEPRLFFDFYAELFKNLSKPVDLVDLSRKTLFTKLVEENGVRIYG